The Candidatus Hydrogenedentota bacterium genome has a window encoding:
- a CDS encoding PilT/PilU family type 4a pilus ATPase, with the protein MSIPMRDLMRGALEKRASDIHLKAGNPPIYRIDGDLVRLETEPLTEEGLQELLKEIASEQDIAKFNKVMELDNSYMLEGIARFRVNVCRDDGDTRIVLRLIPLKILTIDDLGLPQVLKRLCPLHTGLVLVTGPTGSGKSTTLAAIIDEVNRTRPVHIVTIEDPLEFVHEDKTAIVTQREVGHDTLSFANALRGALRQDPDVILIGEMRDADTVRTALASAETGHLVFSTLHTVDAVETLNRILDFFEPHQQLQIRKQLGSVLRAVISQRIVPLASGTGRTVAAEILIGTRTVREFIDQGKAFKDIVKLIEEGVDQYGMQTFDQALFNLWKEKKISTETALQNATSAKDLKLRMQGLNVR; encoded by the coding sequence ATGAGCATTCCAATGCGGGACTTGATGCGCGGAGCGCTCGAAAAGCGCGCATCGGATATCCATCTCAAGGCGGGCAACCCCCCGATCTACCGGATCGACGGCGACTTGGTCCGGCTTGAAACCGAGCCGCTCACCGAAGAGGGGCTGCAGGAGTTGCTCAAGGAAATCGCGTCCGAACAGGACATCGCCAAGTTCAACAAGGTGATGGAGCTGGACAATTCGTACATGCTCGAGGGCATTGCCAGGTTCCGCGTGAACGTGTGCCGCGACGACGGCGATACCCGCATCGTGCTGCGCCTCATCCCGCTGAAAATCCTCACCATCGACGACCTGGGTCTGCCGCAGGTCCTGAAGAGGCTCTGTCCGCTGCACACCGGGCTCGTCCTCGTGACCGGCCCGACCGGCAGCGGCAAATCGACCACGCTCGCGGCGATTATCGACGAGGTCAACCGCACGCGCCCCGTGCATATCGTGACCATCGAGGACCCGCTCGAATTCGTGCACGAGGACAAGACCGCCATCGTGACACAGCGTGAAGTCGGGCATGACACGCTTTCATTCGCGAACGCGCTGCGCGGCGCTCTGCGCCAGGACCCCGACGTCATCCTCATCGGCGAAATGCGCGACGCGGACACGGTTCGCACCGCGCTCGCTTCGGCGGAAACGGGCCACCTCGTGTTCTCAACGCTGCACACGGTGGACGCGGTCGAGACGCTGAACCGCATCCTCGACTTCTTCGAGCCGCACCAGCAGCTTCAGATTCGCAAGCAGTTGGGGAGCGTGTTGCGCGCGGTAATCTCGCAGCGCATCGTCCCGCTGGCGAGCGGCACGGGGCGCACGGTCGCGGCGGAAATCCTCATCGGCACGCGCACGGTCCGCGAGTTCATCGATCAGGGCAAGGCGTTCAAGGACATCGTGAAACTCATCGAGGAAGGCGTGGATCAGTACGGCATGCAGACCTTCGACCAAGCCCTGTTCAATCTCTGGAAAGAAAAGAAGATCAGCACCGAGACGGCCCTGCAGAATGCGACGAGCGCCAAGGACCTCAAACTGCGCATGCAGGGCTTGAACGTGCGGTAA
- a CDS encoding lysophospholipase produces METIANSGYFKTFDGVGLFERRWESDGEAKAHLALLHGYGEHCGRYEHVARPMNAAGITVHTYDQRGFGRSPGRRAYIRDYKDLLRDLDAFLAHIKPRIGDKPLFMMGHSMGGQLLVLYYVTRRPAVRGLVCSSAFLQFAGDVPKLLVALSGVVGAVLPWLPVGGVNTEALSRDPAVVQAADADPLSYHGRVRARTGAQLKFAIDRIAADMHTVDAPLYILHGTDDKLVPVAGSRLLHERAESADKTLRIYEGGYHELWNDLCKEDAIGGIVSWITARLP; encoded by the coding sequence ATGGAAACAATCGCGAATTCAGGTTATTTCAAGACCTTTGACGGCGTGGGGCTATTCGAGCGGCGCTGGGAATCCGACGGCGAGGCGAAGGCGCATCTGGCGCTGCTGCACGGCTACGGGGAGCATTGCGGCCGCTACGAGCACGTGGCGCGGCCGATGAACGCCGCGGGGATCACGGTACACACCTACGATCAGCGCGGCTTCGGCCGCTCGCCCGGCAGGCGCGCATACATCCGCGACTACAAGGACCTGCTTCGCGACCTGGACGCTTTCCTGGCGCATATCAAGCCGCGTATTGGTGATAAACCGCTGTTCATGATGGGGCACAGCATGGGCGGACAGCTCCTCGTGTTGTACTATGTCACGCGGCGGCCCGCTGTGCGCGGGCTGGTTTGCAGCAGCGCGTTTCTCCAGTTCGCCGGCGATGTGCCGAAGTTGCTGGTTGCACTGTCCGGTGTCGTAGGCGCGGTACTGCCTTGGCTGCCCGTGGGGGGCGTCAACACGGAGGCGCTGTCGCGCGACCCGGCGGTGGTGCAGGCGGCGGATGCGGACCCGCTCAGTTACCACGGGCGCGTGCGCGCGCGCACGGGCGCACAGCTTAAATTCGCGATCGACCGTATCGCGGCGGATATGCATACGGTTGACGCACCGCTGTACATCCTGCACGGCACGGACGATAAGCTGGTGCCGGTCGCGGGCAGCCGTCTGCTGCACGAACGTGCGGAATCGGCGGACAAGACGCTCCGCATTTACGAAGGCGGCTACCATGAACTCTGGAATGACCTGTGCAAGGAGGACGCGATTGGGGGCATCGTTTCGTGGATTACGGCGCGGCTGCCATAG
- the tsaD gene encoding tRNA (adenosine(37)-N6)-threonylcarbamoyltransferase complex transferase subunit TsaD, giving the protein MSRILGIETSCDETGVAVVADGRRVLINEVASQVDLHRAFGGVVPEIASREHTRVISQLVRRALHAASGGIDAIAATHGPGLMGSLLVGVCFGKALAYARKMPFVPVHHIEGHIFSAFLSDPAPQFPFLALVVSGGHTQIIDCPRPHAYRILGTTRDDAVGECFDKVARLLGLPYPGGPSIQKAAENGNSETVVFPRAMRDAEHLDFSYSGLKTAVLYELRGGKGHSVADLAASFQDAAVDILLIKTKQALQITGATQLVLAGGVAANRLLRHRLQAELDARVFLPPFEYCIDNGAMIAAAGASRLEHGLAGDLRTTPSPNLRLCGRD; this is encoded by the coding sequence CCTGATCAATGAAGTTGCCTCGCAGGTCGATCTGCACAGGGCATTCGGCGGCGTGGTGCCCGAGATTGCCTCGCGCGAGCATACGCGGGTGATCTCGCAGCTCGTGCGGCGCGCTCTCCACGCGGCCAGCGGCGGCATCGACGCCATCGCAGCGACGCATGGCCCCGGGCTCATGGGCTCGCTGCTCGTCGGCGTGTGTTTTGGCAAGGCGCTCGCCTATGCGCGGAAAATGCCCTTTGTCCCTGTGCATCATATCGAGGGACACATCTTTTCAGCATTTCTAAGCGACCCGGCGCCCCAATTCCCCTTTCTCGCGCTCGTGGTCAGCGGCGGACATACGCAGATCATCGATTGCCCGCGCCCGCACGCCTACCGCATCCTCGGCACGACGCGCGATGACGCCGTGGGCGAGTGCTTCGATAAGGTCGCGCGATTGCTCGGGCTGCCTTACCCCGGCGGGCCGTCGATTCAGAAGGCGGCTGAAAACGGCAACTCGGAGACCGTCGTGTTCCCCCGCGCCATGCGCGACGCGGAACACCTCGACTTCAGTTACAGCGGGCTCAAGACGGCGGTTCTCTACGAACTGCGCGGCGGGAAAGGACACAGCGTGGCCGACCTCGCCGCGAGTTTTCAGGACGCCGCCGTCGATATCCTGCTCATCAAGACCAAGCAGGCACTTCAGATAACCGGCGCCACGCAACTCGTGCTGGCAGGCGGCGTCGCGGCGAACCGCCTGCTCCGGCACAGGCTTCAGGCGGAACTCGACGCGCGGGTCTTCCTGCCGCCGTTTGAATATTGCATCGACAATGGCGCCATGATCGCCGCCGCGGGCGCCTCGCGCCTCGAGCACGGCCTCGCCGGCGATTTGCGCACCACGCCCAGCCCGAACCTGCGCCTGTGCGGCCGGGACTAG
- a CDS encoding alcohol dehydrogenase catalytic domain-containing protein: protein MLSAVLEDLDRLVVKEQPVPETGDDEALLRVEAVAICGSDVRILHHGNPRVKPPAVMGHEAAGVVVKAGRNVTRVKEGDRVALGADVPCGQCGWCRNGIGNNCRINYAVGYQIPGAFTQYMKLTRLLLEEGPVTPFSDAISFDHAALAEPLACAINGLELVNLSLGKTIVILGLGPIGSMMIDLARVMGAAKVIAVQRSRKRMEIARAYAADVYIASEEEDVVARCVEETRGEGPDIVVTTCGSVEAHEQAIEMVAHRGYVNLFGGLKKEARPLNVLSNTIHYKECFVTGSHGSVPRQHELAVRLLEKGMVRVAPIITHHFPLDRIHDAFAAMESRDGMKVIVHPRG, encoded by the coding sequence ATGTTGTCCGCGGTACTGGAAGACCTGGACCGCCTCGTCGTCAAAGAGCAGCCGGTGCCCGAGACCGGCGACGACGAGGCGCTGCTGCGCGTCGAGGCGGTCGCGATTTGCGGCTCGGACGTGCGTATCCTCCATCACGGCAATCCGCGCGTGAAACCGCCCGCCGTCATGGGTCACGAGGCCGCGGGCGTCGTCGTCAAGGCCGGGAGGAACGTTACGCGCGTCAAGGAAGGCGACCGCGTCGCGCTCGGCGCCGACGTGCCCTGCGGCCAATGCGGCTGGTGCCGCAACGGGATCGGCAACAACTGCCGTATCAACTATGCCGTCGGCTACCAGATACCCGGCGCGTTCACCCAGTATATGAAACTGACGCGGTTGCTGCTCGAAGAAGGGCCGGTCACGCCGTTCAGCGACGCCATCAGTTTCGACCATGCCGCGCTCGCCGAGCCGCTCGCCTGCGCGATCAACGGCCTCGAACTCGTCAACCTGTCCCTGGGCAAGACCATCGTCATCCTCGGCCTCGGCCCGATCGGCAGCATGATGATCGATCTGGCGCGTGTCATGGGCGCGGCCAAGGTCATCGCGGTGCAGCGCAGCCGTAAACGCATGGAAATCGCGCGCGCCTACGCCGCAGATGTCTACATCGCCTCCGAAGAAGAGGACGTCGTCGCCCGCTGTGTCGAGGAGACCCGCGGCGAAGGGCCGGATATCGTGGTCACCACCTGCGGATCCGTCGAGGCACACGAACAGGCGATCGAGATGGTGGCGCACCGCGGCTACGTGAACCTCTTCGGCGGACTCAAGAAAGAGGCGCGCCCGCTGAACGTCCTCTCGAACACCATTCACTACAAGGAATGCTTCGTCACCGGCTCGCACGGCAGCGTGCCCCGCCAGCACGAACTCGCCGTGCGCCTGCTCGAAAAGGGGATGGTTCGCGTCGCGCCCATCATCACCCATCACTTCCCCCTCGACCGCATCCACGACGCCTTCGCGGCCATGGAATCCCGCGACGGCATGAAGGTCATCGTCCACCCGCGCGGATGA